The Hymenobacter oligotrophus genome has a window encoding:
- a CDS encoding TldD/PmbA family protein translates to MKRRDFVGLTGLGVGALFLPSFPGFGGTPVDAARLLEPFDAAMNKRLADAALNAAKSAGASYADVRIGRYLNQSVFTREKQVQNIANGESLGAGVRVLANGTWGFAATNQLNEQGLAKAAQLAVQIAKANAKVQKEPVKLAPQKGYGEVNWKTPIQQNAFEVPVAQKVELLLAANAKALDNGANFVNSALFQVNEQKYFASTDGSYINQDIHRIWPNFSVTAVDRGTGKFKTREALSAPMGLGYEYMVPKAQDKIAGPADTGLIGYKNSYDILEDAALAAKQAKGKLTAPSVTPGKYDLVLDPNHLGLTIHESVGHPLELDRVLGYEANYAGTSFATLDWRKQGKPYGSKLVNIVADKLQPGSLGAVGFDDEGVKTKEWDLIKDGKLVDYQKIRDQAHIVGQNESDGCCYADSWDSVQFQRMPNVSLRPGAQKMSVDDMVKNVDKGIYIAGRGSYSIDQQRYNFQFGGTVYYAIEKGKITGQIEDVAYQANTLEFWNSCAAICDQSDYRLFGSFFDGKGQPSQVSAVSHGSATTRFNGVNVINTARKV, encoded by the coding sequence TTGAAACGACGTGATTTTGTCGGGCTCACCGGCCTAGGGGTCGGCGCCCTGTTCTTGCCGAGCTTTCCGGGCTTCGGCGGCACGCCCGTTGATGCGGCGCGCCTGCTCGAGCCCTTCGATGCGGCAATGAACAAACGCCTGGCTGATGCGGCCCTGAACGCGGCCAAATCGGCCGGCGCTTCGTACGCCGACGTGCGCATCGGGCGCTACCTCAACCAAAGCGTTTTCACCCGCGAAAAGCAGGTGCAAAACATCGCCAACGGCGAAAGCCTAGGTGCCGGCGTGCGGGTACTGGCCAACGGTACGTGGGGGTTTGCGGCCACCAACCAGCTTAACGAGCAAGGCCTGGCCAAGGCCGCGCAGCTGGCCGTGCAAATTGCCAAAGCCAACGCCAAGGTGCAGAAGGAGCCCGTAAAGTTGGCCCCGCAAAAGGGCTACGGCGAGGTAAATTGGAAGACGCCGATTCAGCAGAACGCCTTTGAGGTGCCCGTGGCGCAAAAGGTGGAGCTGCTGCTGGCTGCCAACGCCAAGGCCCTCGACAACGGCGCCAACTTTGTGAACTCGGCCTTGTTCCAAGTGAACGAGCAGAAGTACTTCGCCTCCACCGACGGCTCGTACATCAACCAGGATATTCACCGCATCTGGCCGAACTTCAGCGTAACGGCCGTCGACCGCGGCACGGGCAAGTTTAAAACCCGCGAAGCCCTGAGCGCGCCCATGGGCCTGGGCTACGAGTACATGGTGCCGAAAGCGCAGGACAAGATTGCTGGCCCCGCCGACACCGGCCTGATTGGCTACAAGAACTCGTACGACATTCTGGAAGACGCGGCTTTGGCCGCCAAGCAGGCCAAGGGCAAGCTCACGGCCCCATCGGTAACGCCCGGCAAGTACGACCTTGTGCTCGACCCCAACCACCTAGGTCTCACCATTCACGAATCGGTAGGCCACCCCCTGGAGCTCGACCGCGTGCTGGGCTACGAAGCCAACTACGCCGGCACCTCCTTCGCCACGCTCGATTGGCGCAAGCAAGGCAAGCCCTACGGCTCGAAGCTGGTCAACATCGTGGCCGATAAACTGCAGCCTGGCTCGCTGGGCGCTGTGGGCTTCGACGACGAGGGCGTGAAAACCAAGGAGTGGGACCTGATCAAGGACGGCAAGCTGGTGGACTACCAGAAAATCCGCGACCAGGCGCACATCGTGGGCCAAAACGAATCGGACGGCTGCTGCTACGCCGACTCGTGGGACTCGGTGCAGTTCCAGCGCATGCCCAACGTGAGCCTGCGCCCCGGCGCCCAGAAAATGAGCGTCGACGACATGGTGAAGAACGTGGACAAGGGCATTTACATCGCCGGCCGCGGTTCGTACTCCATCGACCAGCAGCGCTACAACTTCCAGTTCGGCGGCACGGTGTACTACGCCATCGAAAAAGGCAAAATCACCGGGCAGATCGAAGACGTGGCTTACCAGGCCAACACGCTGGAGTTCTGGAACTCCTGCGCCGCTATCTGCGACCAATCGGACTACCGCTTGTTTGGCTCGTTCTTCGATGGCAAAGGTCAGCCTTCGCAGGTATCGGCCGTGAGCCACGGCTCGGCCACCACGCGCTTCAACGGCGTCAACGTCATCAACACGGCCCGCAAGGTGTAA
- a CDS encoding 5-methylcytosine restriction system specificity protein McrC, which yields MIPIQNLYYLLCYAWNRLPSQGEWQHLEASTFHRPLELLTHMLLAGTRRLLQQGLPLGYAEHEEELTELRGRVLLAPTLSRDLLRQGRAVCAYDDLGPNTPFNRLLAGTLEVLGRTRHLSAALRQEVRRLRARFPEELVAAPFTRHELRAVRRLRLPGQEGFLLNICDLIYRTALPDTDTEGRTRFHDFRRDETLMAGIFERFVRNFYRLEQRRYRVLSETISWQAEAERPEDLGLLPSMITDTSLESAERKIILDTKYYAAALKPHYDRQRLIAPHLYQLFAYLQNQAPRAGQQLEGVLLYPAAAHEAYLRYTLGGFPMRVVTIDLNQPWPGIAADLLGLVA from the coding sequence GTGATACCCATCCAGAACCTGTACTACCTGCTCTGCTACGCCTGGAACCGCTTGCCCAGCCAAGGCGAGTGGCAGCACCTCGAGGCCAGCACTTTTCATAGGCCGCTGGAGCTGCTTACGCACATGCTGCTGGCCGGCACGCGGCGGCTGTTGCAGCAGGGCTTGCCCCTAGGTTATGCCGAGCACGAGGAAGAACTAACCGAGCTGCGCGGCCGCGTGCTGCTGGCCCCTACCCTGTCGCGCGACTTGCTGCGGCAGGGCCGGGCCGTTTGCGCTTACGACGACCTAGGACCCAACACGCCCTTCAACCGCTTGCTGGCCGGCACCTTGGAGGTGCTGGGACGCACGCGCCACTTGTCGGCTGCGCTGCGCCAAGAGGTGCGGCGCCTGCGGGCCCGCTTTCCGGAGGAGTTGGTAGCCGCACCTTTTACCCGCCACGAGCTGCGCGCGGTACGCCGCCTGCGCCTGCCCGGGCAAGAGGGCTTTTTGCTCAACATCTGCGACCTGATTTACCGCACCGCCCTACCCGATACCGACACCGAAGGCCGCACGCGCTTCCACGATTTCCGCCGCGACGAAACGCTGATGGCCGGCATCTTCGAGCGGTTTGTGCGCAACTTTTACCGGCTCGAGCAGCGGCGCTACCGCGTGCTGTCCGAAACCATAAGCTGGCAAGCCGAAGCCGAGCGCCCCGAGGACCTCGGGCTGCTGCCCAGCATGATTACCGACACCTCGCTGGAATCAGCCGAGCGCAAAATCATTCTGGATACCAAGTACTACGCCGCGGCCCTTAAGCCGCACTACGACCGGCAGCGTCTGATTGCGCCGCACCTCTACCAGCTCTTTGCCTACCTACAAAACCAGGCACCTAGGGCCGGGCAGCAGCTCGAGGGCGTGCTGCTATACCCCGCCGCCGCACACGAGGCCTACCTGCGCTATACCCTAGGCGGGTTTCCGATGCGCGTTGTTACCATCGATCTGAACCAGCCGTGGCCCGGCATCGCAGCCGACTTGCTCGGCCTGGTAGCTTAG
- a CDS encoding TldD/PmbA family protein, whose protein sequence is MAILSRDEAQSILKKVLSFTTADECEATLNGTNGGNIRTARNTVSTAGAVDNISLAVEARFGKRSGVATCNQFDDATLRRCVQRAEEVARLAPESPEYVPMLGAQQYLTAPSFAQSTAGITPDYRASQALAGIKLCDQKKLSSASFLEDESGFIAKRNNKGLEAYQQFTNLDFSVTVRTPDGLGSGYAAGDFTDISKFDAGRMTQIAADKAAASVGAKAIEPGKYTVILEPAALVSNTDASLLGALMNAFDARSADEGRSFLSKKGGGNKKGEKLFDERVTIYSDPTSADIPGLVFAGDGRPRQKTTWIEKGVVKNLYSSRFWAQKAGIPDIPGPSGFIMAGGTASTADLIKSTQKGILVTRLWYIRPVDPQTLLYTGLTRDGTFYIENGKIKHPVKNFRFNESPIIMLNNLEAIGRPVRLGGNFVPPLKIRDFTFTSLSDAV, encoded by the coding sequence ATGGCCATTCTTTCCCGTGACGAAGCCCAGAGCATCCTGAAAAAGGTGCTGAGCTTCACCACCGCCGACGAGTGCGAAGCCACGCTCAACGGCACCAACGGCGGCAACATCCGGACCGCCCGCAACACGGTGAGCACCGCCGGTGCCGTCGACAATATTTCGCTGGCCGTAGAGGCCCGTTTTGGCAAACGCTCGGGCGTGGCTACCTGCAACCAGTTCGACGACGCTACCCTGCGCCGCTGCGTGCAGCGCGCCGAAGAGGTTGCCCGCCTGGCCCCCGAAAGCCCCGAATACGTGCCCATGCTGGGTGCGCAGCAGTACCTCACGGCTCCATCGTTTGCCCAAAGCACGGCCGGCATCACGCCCGATTACCGCGCCTCGCAAGCCTTGGCCGGCATTAAGCTGTGCGACCAGAAGAAGCTCAGCTCGGCTAGCTTCCTGGAAGACGAATCGGGCTTTATTGCCAAGCGCAACAACAAAGGCCTAGAGGCTTACCAACAGTTCACCAACCTCGACTTTTCGGTAACGGTGCGCACGCCCGACGGCCTCGGCTCGGGCTACGCCGCCGGCGACTTCACCGACATCAGCAAGTTTGATGCGGGCCGCATGACGCAGATTGCGGCCGACAAAGCCGCTGCTTCGGTAGGCGCCAAGGCCATTGAGCCGGGCAAGTACACCGTCATTCTGGAGCCCGCCGCTTTGGTATCGAACACCGATGCCTCGCTGTTGGGTGCGCTGATGAATGCTTTCGACGCCCGCTCGGCCGACGAAGGCCGCTCGTTCCTGAGCAAAAAAGGGGGCGGCAACAAGAAAGGCGAAAAGCTTTTCGACGAGCGCGTTACCATCTACTCCGACCCCACTTCGGCCGACATTCCGGGCCTGGTGTTTGCCGGCGACGGCCGCCCGCGCCAGAAGACTACCTGGATTGAGAAGGGCGTGGTGAAGAACCTGTACTCGTCGCGCTTTTGGGCTCAAAAAGCTGGTATTCCGGACATTCCCGGCCCCAGCGGCTTCATCATGGCCGGCGGCACCGCTTCTACCGCCGACCTCATCAAGAGCACCCAAAAGGGCATCTTGGTAACGCGCCTGTGGTACATCCGCCCCGTTGATCCGCAAACGCTGCTGTACACGGGCCTGACGCGCGACGGTACGTTCTACATCGAGAACGGCAAAATCAAGCACCCGGTGAAGAACTTCCGCTTCAACGAGTCGCCCATTATCATGCTCAACAACCTGGAGGCCATTGGCCGCCCGGTGCGCTTGGGTGGCAACTTCGTGCCCCCACTCAAGATCCGCGACTTCACCTTTACCTCGCTGTCGGACGCTGTTTAA